The window CATGGGACACGCCGCGTACGGTGGGATCGTCAGGGTGCACGCACTCCACCACTTCATCGACAATACGCCGCACCAGCGGACTGAAGCGCAGAATCTGATCCACACTGAAATGCTCCAACCCCGGGAAGTTCTTTTGCGGATCAATGATGGCGTAATAGTTGCCGCCATAGGCGACATCCACCACCAGTTCGCCAATTTCAGGAACCTGTACCGCCACTTCGCTGTGCGCAAGATAAGCCGGCACGTTATAGATTTTGACGCTTTCGACTTTAGCGCCCTGCTGCTCGTACTCAATGGCGATTTTGCCCGCCGGCACATCCAGGATCAGTTTGCCGGGAACCCGCGGACGAATAATGGCGTTCTCGATGGCCGCCGTGACAGTTCCAATGGTCCCATGACCGCACATGGGCAGACAGCCGCTGGTTTCAATGAACAGGATCGATGCGTCGGCGTCCTCGGAGCAAGGGGGATAGACGATGGAACCGGACATCATGGAATGACCGCGGGGTTCAAACATCAGCGCCTGGCGAATCCAGTCGTAATGCTCCATGAAGTATTGCCGCTTCTGGCTCATGGTGCTCCCCGGCAATGCCGGATAACCCCCCGCCACCAGGCGCACCGGATTGCCGCAGGTATGCGCGTCGATACAGAAAAACGTGCCTTCTCTCATATCCATATCCCTTCTTGTCTTATTTTTGCAGTGATGCTTGGGCTGTCATTAGAGCGAATCCACCGATCAGCAGCCATAGTGTCTGGATGTGGATTGTCCGCCCCCAGATAAATGTATATTTTATACAATATTCAATTTCACAAATGAAGAGGGCTTTCGATGCAAGAGCTGGACACGGACATCACAGTACTGGGAGGCGGCATTGTCGGGGTTTGTTGCGCCCTGTCGCTGCAGCAAGCGGGCATGAAGGTCAGCCTGATTGACGGTCGAGGGGTCGGCGAAGGCTGTTCCCGGGGCAATGCAGGCCATTTCGCTACAGAGCAGATACTGCCTTTGGCCACGCCAGGTCTATTGTGGAAGATTCCCGGCATGCTGATGGACCCACTGGGACCGGTGGCGATTCGCTGGTCTTATCTCCCTCATATCGCCCCCTGGTTGCTCCGCTTCATGCTCAATACTCGCGAAGCCTCCTACAACCGCAGCGGTAAGGCGTTACAAGCCTTGAACGCCGCCTCCCTGCCCGCCTGGCGTCGCCTGTTGGCGGGTACCGGCGAGGAAAGCCAGATCCGGGTCAATGGCTCCTTGCTGACCTTCGAACGCAACGCCAGTTTTCAAAGCTATCAGACTACGCTGGACACGCTGCGCACTCGCGGCGTCAAAACCCAGGTTCTTAATGGCGCTCAGGCGCGAGATCTGGAGCCCGGATTGGGATCTACAATCAAACATGGCGTGTTTTTTCCGGAAACAGGCCATACCGCCAACCCATACCATCTCACCCGCACCCTGGGAGCGCTATTCCAAACCCGAGGCGGAACGCTGCTAAACAGAATGGTAAATAGCGCCACGCCAACGACGGATGGCGTACTGCTGCATTGCGACGGCGACCGGATTCGGGTTCCCAAGCTGGTGCTGGCGGCAGGCGCCTGGTCCAAACCGCTGGTGAAGCAACTCACCGGTAAGTCGATTCCTTTGGATACGGAGCGCGGCTATCACCTGATGTTGCGCAACGCCGGAGCCTCCCTGTCGATTCCGGTCACCTCCGCTGAGCGGCGTTTCATTATGACCCCCATGAGCGAAGGATTGCGTCTTGCCGGCACAGTCGAATTTGGCGGTTTGAAACAGCCCGCCAACATGCGCAGAGCGACCATGCTCGCCACCCACGCCCGTGCGCTACTGCCTGGTTTGGACGACGCCCAGGGCGAGACCTGGATGGGGTTCCGTCCCTCTCTGCCCGACTCACTGCCAGTCATTGACCGCGTGGGCGAGCGACGCCAAATCATACTCGCCTTCGGGCATCAGCATCTGGGGCTGACTCAGGCCGCGCTGACCGGTGAACTGGTGCGTCAGTTAGCGACGGATCAGACGCCGACTGTGGATATACAGTCTTTGCGCCTGAGCCGCTTTTGAGAGTCGAAAAGTCAGGCGCTCTCGCCACGCCAGACCTCCCTGACGGGAATATCCCAATAACATGGCAATGATATTGGCATGTTATCAATATAAATATACATTTGTATTACAAATATCCACTCCACCAAATATTAATTGAATGCCATTTAATTAATGGCGT is drawn from Hahella sp. KA22 and contains these coding sequences:
- a CDS encoding 4-hydroxyproline epimerase, with product MDMREGTFFCIDAHTCGNPVRLVAGGYPALPGSTMSQKRQYFMEHYDWIRQALMFEPRGHSMMSGSIVYPPCSEDADASILFIETSGCLPMCGHGTIGTVTAAIENAIIRPRVPGKLILDVPAGKIAIEYEQQGAKVESVKIYNVPAYLAHSEVAVQVPEIGELVVDVAYGGNYYAIIDPQKNFPGLEHFSVDQILRFSPLVRRIVDEVVECVHPDDPTVRGVSHVLWTGKPAQPGVDARNAVFYGDRAIDRSPCGTGTSARMAQWFAKGKLKVGDTFVHESIIGSLFHGRVEEAATVGPHTGIRPSVQGWARVYGHNTIWVDSEDPYAHGFEVK
- a CDS encoding FAD-binding oxidoreductase, producing the protein MQELDTDITVLGGGIVGVCCALSLQQAGMKVSLIDGRGVGEGCSRGNAGHFATEQILPLATPGLLWKIPGMLMDPLGPVAIRWSYLPHIAPWLLRFMLNTREASYNRSGKALQALNAASLPAWRRLLAGTGEESQIRVNGSLLTFERNASFQSYQTTLDTLRTRGVKTQVLNGAQARDLEPGLGSTIKHGVFFPETGHTANPYHLTRTLGALFQTRGGTLLNRMVNSATPTTDGVLLHCDGDRIRVPKLVLAAGAWSKPLVKQLTGKSIPLDTERGYHLMLRNAGASLSIPVTSAERRFIMTPMSEGLRLAGTVEFGGLKQPANMRRATMLATHARALLPGLDDAQGETWMGFRPSLPDSLPVIDRVGERRQIILAFGHQHLGLTQAALTGELVRQLATDQTPTVDIQSLRLSRF